The DNA segment AAATTTGTTGAAAGCAAAAATAATGGTTGCAATTAAAAAAGAGCTCCATCCTGCCACATAAAACCGCGCAGCCCTGTGTTCATGCTGCATCACAACTACGCCCGCTATCAACAAAATGATCGGGATAAACGATGCCAGCGCGGCATTGATCGGAATGACATCGCCGTACGGAAAAATTGCGGAAGCTACTGACATGACCAGACTAATCAACATCACCAAAATAATCGCTTTGTCTATTTTAGGTGCATACATGGCAGTGTTTAAAAAGTGTCGGCTGAAATAGAGAGCACAAAAAGCCGTAAAGGCGATGAGAGCGCTCGATCCATGATCAATCAACCATCTACCATCCCCCCAAAGATATTTGATCCCTAAACCGTCAAAAGAGAGTTGCCAAAGGATAAATGAGGTAATGAAAAGTATATAGCGAAGATAATTTTGATCACGTGTATAAATATACAAAACGATGTTATACAGCAAGACGATAAAAAAGATGCCGTAATATCCGCCTACAAAGAGATTATTCTGTTCCGTCTCTTCAAGTAACTTTTCTGATGAGAGGATCGCAAGCGGGAGCTGCATCGAGCTTTGTGTTTTCACACGTATCAAGAGAGTTGCATTGGAAATATTTTGGAGAGGAAGCTCGGAAATAAAATTATGTGATGCTATTTCACGCGACGTAAAAGGCTGCGATGTTCCCATCCGTTTATATTTAATCACACGGTGATCGGGGCCGATCAGATAAATATCGATTAACTCCAGCAGCGGGTAATCAATTTTAATCCACCAATGGGTGTCGTCTTGGGCTGATATGTTTTGAAGATCAATTTTAAACCAATACACCGACTTCGTAAATCCAAAGTTTAGACTTCGTTCTTGCGTATACGGAATAAAGTGGGAATGTTGTACTTGTTGATAGGTCAGGTCTCCCTTTGTATCTTCCATATATGAGATGGATTTTTCAATCGGAGACTGAAGAGCGTTTTGCAATATATGAATGGAAGCTTGAAGGGTATATGTAAAAACTATAAAGAGAAAGATTAGCTTTTTCAACCTATTTTCGCTTTCGTAACGCCTCTTTAAATCCCCAACCTTTTCGCGATTCAGTAAGACTTTTACGATCTAAATCCA comes from the Sulfuricurvum sp. genome and includes:
- a CDS encoding sensor histidine kinase — its product is MKKLIFLFIVFTYTLQASIHILQNALQSPIEKSISYMEDTKGDLTYQQVQHSHFIPYTQERSLNFGFTKSVYWFKIDLQNISAQDDTHWWIKIDYPLLELIDIYLIGPDHRVIKYKRMGTSQPFTSREIASHNFISELPLQNISNATLLIRVKTQSSMQLPLAILSSEKLLEETEQNNLFVGGYYGIFFIVLLYNIVLYIYTRDQNYLRYILFITSFILWQLSFDGLGIKYLWGDGRWLIDHGSSALIAFTAFCALYFSRHFLNTAMYAPKIDKAIILVMLISLVMSVASAIFPYGDVIPINAALASFIPIILLIAGVVVMQHEHRAARFYVAGWSSFLIATIIFAFNKFDLIPTFYGVNHVQQIGSAIEMIFLSLALADRVYLLQREYIGKLNRLNDTLTEKVEVALNEARMKDRLFVQQSRLAAMGEMIEQIAHQWRQPLHTLALINQDMYINQKLGKCDNECFEQSHSSIDEHLQYLSKTIDDFRNFYKTDKSKSLEDLGKLAVDALRLSDVFLKYAKIKTELHVSAVNKVNIAKNEMVHVLMNLIKNSHDAIVEQRISDGKITINVEDFGSGVKISVEDNAGGISPNVMEKIFDIYFTTKDPDHGTGLGLHMSKYIIEESFGGKISVENIPGGARFIIFLIGEEEQALPIHDESHRRNI